The Leadbetterella byssophila DSM 17132 DNA window CGATATAGAAATCAGGTAGATCCACAGGCACTCTTTTCCCCGGTAGAATGTCAGTTGTAGCATTCCCTACACCATCCATGGTATAATAACCGTATCTCCTCAAAGCAGGTGAAAAGTTACCTGAAAGCGTAGGAAGCATAGCTCCTTTAGCAGCCAGCACCTGCGCCTGGGCCATTTGAATTCTTTCCAATGCCATCTTCTTGTCCAGGTTATTGACAAGGGCCGTATCAATGAGCGCCTGTAATGACGGATCAGAGAAGTAATTTCTCCAACTTAAGTTGCCTATATGACTGGTATCCGCGCTTCCTTTGAACGTTTCTGGTAGGGCTTTTTCCTGTACTGAAACCTGGGTCTGCGGGAGTTTACAAGCTCCCGCAACTAGTCCTATTACTATATATTTAAACCACTTTTTCATGCTTCATTTTTTTAGCAAACACCACATACAATCCAGGAATGATAATGACACCAAATACGGTACCTAATAACATCCCTCCTACTGTTGCAGAACCAATGGTCCTGTTGCCTATCTCCCCTGCTCCAGAAGCTAGCATCAAAGGAATCAATCCTGCGATAAAAGCAAATGAAGTCATTAGAATAGGCCTTAAACGCGCCGTTGCAGCTTCTATGGCAGCCATTAAAGGACTCAAGCCTTTTTCATTTTGAATCAACACCGCAAACTCCACAATCAGGATGGCATTTTTACCTAGGATACCTATTAACATAACCATGGAAATCTGCGCATAGATGTTGTTCTCTAAGCCCAAAATCCATAAGAAGAATAATGCGCCGAAGATTCCTATAGGAAGAGACAAGATAATAGGCAAAGGCAAGGCAAAACTCTCATACTGTGCTGCCAATATCAGATAAACGAACAACAAACAAAGCGCAAAGATGATATAGGTCTCATTCCCTGCATTTGCCTGATCTCTAGAGGCTCCGGCCCAGTCGTATCCATAACCTTTAGGCAAGTACTGCGCCGCTACTTCCTTGATCGCAGCGATAGCGTCTCCACTACTGTATCCTAAGGCCGGTTGACCATTGATCATAGCTGAAGGATACATGTTATAGCGCGTAATCTGCTCGGGTCCATATACCTTTTCTACTTTTAAGAAGGTAGAATACGGTACTAGTTCTCCATTGTCATTCTTTACGGTCAGCTTCAAAATATCCTCTGGCTCCGCTCTAAATTCAGGAGAGGCCTGCACCATCACCTTATACATCTGTCCAAAACGTATGAAATTAGTAGCATATTCACTACCTATCAACGTTTGCAAGGTACTCATGGCATTGTCTGCAGTTACCCCCTTTTGAGCGGCTTTGTCCTCGTCTATATCCAAAAGGAATTGAGGGAAAGTAGCGTCAAATGTGGTAAACACATTCATTAACTCCGGTCGCTTATTCAATTCCGTCACAAAACCGTCCGCCACCTCTTGCAAATCTCCTATCTCATCACTACCCGAACGGTTCAATAATCTCAATTCAAAACCACTGGAGTTACCATATCCCGGCACAGGAGGTGGGCGGAAGAATTCTATGGTAGCGTCTTTGATATGGCGGGTTTTAGCCGCTAATTCCTCGATAATTTGAGCATCTGATCGGCCACGCTCACTCCAGTTTTTCAAACTGATCAAGTTCATTCCGTAGATGGCACCTGTACCCTCAGATAAGGTACTAAAGCCTGACAAACTGGATACGGTAGCTACTTCTTCCATACCGTTAGCTATGGCCTGAACCTCATCCACTACCCTCTCCGTACGTTCCAATGTGGCTCCTGAAGGAGTGGTGATGTTAGCATAGAAGGCTCCTTGGTCCTCCTCTGGTATAAAGCCGGTAGGTACAAACACACCTACTAATCCCGTAGCAAAACAAAAGCCTGCTAATACACCAAAAGTAACTACTCTACGATTTGCTATTAGGCCTAAAAGCTTTTGATATTTGGTAGATAAGCCATTATACCACCTGTTAAATCCATCGAAGAATCTGGCAATAAATCCCTTTTTATGTTCACCATGAACATCCTTTAAGAACAATGCACAAAGGGCGGGGGTCAATGTTAAGGCCGTTACCCCTGATAATACGATGGCCACCGCCATAGTCAAAGAGAACTGCCTATAGAATATTCCGGAAGGCCCTTCCATAAAGGACACAGGGACAAACACCGCAGACATCACTAAAGTAATGGCAATGATGGCTCCACTGATCTCGCTCATGGCTTCTTCCGTAGCCTTCAAAGGTGAAAGCCCTTTACTCTCCATCTTAGCATGCACCGCCTCAATCACTACTATGGCGTTATCCACCACAATACCAATAGCCAGTACCAAAGCGAATAGGGTGATCAGGTTCAAGGAGAACCCTAACATCTGCATAAAGAAGAAAGTACCAATCAAGGACACCGGCACCGCAATGATAGGGATGATGGTAGAGCGTGTATCCTGCAAGAATATAAAGATCACCAAGGCTACCAGTAGGAAGGCCTCCACCAATGTACGAAGTACAACGGCAATAGATGCATCTAAGAATGCTGACACATCATAACCTATAGTATAACTCATGCCCGGAGGGAAACTACTATCCTTTAGTTCTGCCATCCGGGTCTTTATGTTTTCAATTACCTCTTTCGCGTTCGAACCGGGACGCTGCTTGATCATAATGGAAGCCGAAGGCTGACCATTCTCTTTGGACAAAACATTATAATCTTGTGAATCAAATTCGATTTCAGCTATATCCCTCAAGCGCAAGATCTCCCCATCTGATTTACTTCTTAAAACCAGATTTTCATACGCTTGTTCTGTATTCAATTTCCCCGTGTAACGAAGTACGTATTGGAGAGACTGTCCCGCTTTGCCAGAACTTTCCCCGATTTTTCCGGGTGCGGCTTCTACGTTTTGCTGCTTTAATTTCTCGATGACTTCGTTAGCTGATATATTGTACATCAACATCTTCTCAGGATTAAGCCATACCCTCATGGCATAGTCCCTCCTACCCATCATCTCCGCAAAACCTACACCGTCAATACGCTTTAATTCCTTAAGAACATTGATATCCACAAAGTTGAAAAGGAATTTCTCATCCAAATCTTTGTCCTCACTAAGAATATTCAGGTACATCAACATACTGTTCTGTACCTTTTCTACTATAACCCCTGCCTTAATAGCTTCTTCAGGTAATTCATCCATTACAGATGTCACCCGGTTCTGCACGTTAACGGCAGCCACATCCGGATCCACCCCTGCTTTGAAGATGATTTGAATAATACCGGTACCATCATTTCCGGAAACGGACGTCATGTAAGACATCCCAGGCACACCATTAATGGCCTTTTCAAGGGGGGTAATTACCGCCTTCACCACGGCGTCTGCATTCGCACCCGTAAACCTGGTGGTTACGTTTACTTCCGGAGGAGCAATGTCCGGATATTGGGTAATGGGCAACTGAACTAAGGATATCAGTCCCACTAACACCATCAGCACCGATATTACTATTGATAATACGGGTCTATGTATGAACTTTTGAAACATGATATCTTAAGGATTAATTTTTGCCTCTACTTCTTCCGCACTGATCAATTTAATTTCGATCTGTTGACCTGCTTTCACCTGCTGAGCACCTTCAAAAAGTATCCTTTCATCAGGGGCTACACCCTTATCCACAATATAGAAATGAGGAACCCTCAAGATAGGCTCAATGGACCTTTGTTCTAAGATATTATCTTTCTTAACCACATAAACATATAGTTTATCCTGCACCTCAAAAGTGGAGACTTGTGGGATATGTATAGCTTCTTGGATATATTGATTCAAAATCACCTTACCACTACCTCCGTGTTTTAGGAGCTTGTCGGGATTAGGGAATCTGGCCCTAAAGGCAATGTTCCCCGTATTCCTATCAAATTCACTCTCCATGGTTTCAACCACCCCCTTGTGAGGATATTCCATACCATTGGCTAGCATAAGGGTCACTTTAGATTTTGAATCTCCTTGATTATCTAGTACATAATCCAGATAATCCTTTTCAGAAACGTTGAAATATGCAAATACTTCGGAATTATTAGAGAGTGTAGTTAATAAGGTTCCTTCTTCTACAAGAGATCCTGCCTTTTGAGGAATCCTGTTGATCACCCCATCAAAAGGTGCTCTAATCTCTGAGAAGGTCAGGTTTAATCTAGCCCTTTC harbors:
- a CDS encoding efflux RND transporter permease subunit; protein product: MFQKFIHRPVLSIVISVLMVLVGLISLVQLPITQYPDIAPPEVNVTTRFTGANADAVVKAVITPLEKAINGVPGMSYMTSVSGNDGTGIIQIIFKAGVDPDVAAVNVQNRVTSVMDELPEEAIKAGVIVEKVQNSMLMYLNILSEDKDLDEKFLFNFVDINVLKELKRIDGVGFAEMMGRRDYAMRVWLNPEKMLMYNISANEVIEKLKQQNVEAAPGKIGESSGKAGQSLQYVLRYTGKLNTEQAYENLVLRSKSDGEILRLRDIAEIEFDSQDYNVLSKENGQPSASIMIKQRPGSNAKEVIENIKTRMAELKDSSFPPGMSYTIGYDVSAFLDASIAVVLRTLVEAFLLVALVIFIFLQDTRSTIIPIIAVPVSLIGTFFFMQMLGFSLNLITLFALVLAIGIVVDNAIVVIEAVHAKMESKGLSPLKATEEAMSEISGAIIAITLVMSAVFVPVSFMEGPSGIFYRQFSLTMAVAIVLSGVTALTLTPALCALFLKDVHGEHKKGFIARFFDGFNRWYNGLSTKYQKLLGLIANRRVVTFGVLAGFCFATGLVGVFVPTGFIPEEDQGAFYANITTPSGATLERTERVVDEVQAIANGMEEVATVSSLSGFSTLSEGTGAIYGMNLISLKNWSERGRSDAQIIEELAAKTRHIKDATIEFFRPPPVPGYGNSSGFELRLLNRSGSDEIGDLQEVADGFVTELNKRPELMNVFTTFDATFPQFLLDIDEDKAAQKGVTADNAMSTLQTLIGSEYATNFIRFGQMYKVMVQASPEFRAEPEDILKLTVKNDNGELVPYSTFLKVEKVYGPEQITRYNMYPSAMINGQPALGYSSGDAIAAIKEVAAQYLPKGYGYDWAGASRDQANAGNETYIIFALCLLFVYLILAAQYESFALPLPIILSLPIGIFGALFFLWILGLENNIYAQISMVMLIGILGKNAILIVEFAVLIQNEKGLSPLMAAIEAATARLRPILMTSFAFIAGLIPLMLASGAGEIGNRTIGSATVGGMLLGTVFGVIIIPGLYVVFAKKMKHEKVV
- a CDS encoding efflux RND transporter periplasmic adaptor subunit; the protein is MKNYILFIALVWAGLSCKAKEEENKEEKDTFLVTYPIIKAADQKSEYVADIHARQNVEVRSKIRGFLERVWVDEGQAVRKGQLLFSLSTVSHQQDVAKAQAQLKIAEADLKAVRLELENAKKLFDKKIISKAELDLAGAKVEAASAKVAEAHSDTERARLNLTFSEIRAPFDGVINRIPQKAGSLVEEGTLLTTLSNNSEVFAYFNVSEKDYLDYVLDNQGDSKSKVTLMLANGMEYPHKGVVETMESEFDRNTGNIAFRARFPNPDKLLKHGGSGKVILNQYIQEAIHIPQVSTFEVQDKLYVYVVKKDNILEQRSIEPILRVPHFYIVDKGVAPDERILFEGAQQVKAGQQIEIKLISAEEVEAKINP